One Brassica napus cultivar Da-Ae chromosome C4, Da-Ae, whole genome shotgun sequence genomic region harbors:
- the LOC125585216 gene encoding secreted RxLR effector protein 161-like, whose product MEPNAKLSTTTGTALIDVAVYIRLVGRLLYLTHTRPDITYAVHKLSQYMSAPTDTHLQAAYRVLRYLKNDPAQGLFYSASSQMKLTAYSDADWAACQDTRQSITGYCVFLGDSLISWRSTKQQTVSRSSSEAEYRAMADATCELIWLTTILTEMHCPPLAPATLFCDNQSALYIASNPVYYERTKHVEIDCHVVRERLKSGFLKTLHVKSALQLADVLTKAVQPGLFKNLIEKMGIHSLCLPS is encoded by the coding sequence ATGGAACCAAATGCTAAACTTTCAACTACTACTGGCACTGCTTTGATTGATGTTGCAGTATACATAAGACTTGTCGGACGGTTGTTATATCTTACTCATACGAGACCTGATATAACATACGCAGTTCACAAGCTAAGCCAGTACATGTCTGCTCCTACAGACACTCATCTACAAGCGGCTTATCGGGTTTTACGCTATCTGAAGAATGACCCTGCTCAGGGTCTCTTTTACTCAGCTTCGTCTCAGATGAAACTTACAGCATACTCAGACGCTGATTGGGCTGCTTGTCAGGATACACGTCAGTCTATTACCGGTTACTGTGTGTTCTTGGGAGATTCACTGATCTCTTGGAGGTCGACGAAACAACAGACGGTGTCAAGGAGCAGCTCTGAAGCAGAGTATCGCGCCATGGCAGATGCCACTTGTGAGCTTATTTGGTTGACGACTATATTGACAGAGATGCACTGTCCACCATTGGCCCCGGCGACCTTGTTTTGCGACAACCAATCGGCTCTGTATATTGCTTCTAATCCAGTCTATTATGAGCGAACAAAACACGTTGAGATTGACTGCCATGTGGTTCGTGAGCGCTTGAAGAGTGGTTTCTTGAAGACTCTACATGTTAAGTCTGCACTACAGCTCGCGGATGTTCTTACCAAGGCAGTCCAACCAGGTCTCTTCAAGAATTTGATAGAAAAGATGGGAATACATAGTTTATGTCTTCCATCTTGA
- the LOC106390665 gene encoding cytochrome P450 78A9: MKAAIHLKPHSKKSHSPFSLYLSLSASMATKLDTSSLLFALLSKCSLLTQTNLALSLLVASIASLALSLFYWSHPGGPAWGKYFLHRRHRTTVIPGPRGLPFVGSMSLMSNALAHRCIAATAEKFGAKRLMAFSLGDTRVIVTCNPDVAKEILNSPVFADRPVKESAYSLMFNRAIGFAPCGVYWRTLRRIASYHLFSPKQIKRSETQRRVIANQMVTCLAKQSSSNEGLCYARDLIKTASLNNIMCSVFGKEYELEHEHDEVNELRGLVEEGYDLLGTLNWTDHLPWLSEFDPQRIRSRCSSLVPKVNRFVNRIISDHRDQTRDSPSDFVDVLLSLDGPDKLSDLDMVAVLWEMIFRGTDTVAVLIEWILARMVLHQDIQTTVHNELDQVVGRSKAVEESDVASLTYLTAVIKEVLRLHPPGPLLSWARLAITDTIIDGRRVPAGTTAMVNMWAIAHDPHVWENPLEFEPERFVAKEGDVEFSVLGSDLRLAPFGSGRRVCPGKNMGLTTVTFWIATLLHEFEWLAPSSDDKTVDLSEKLRLSCEMANPLAVKLCCRRSISV; this comes from the exons ATGAAGGCAGCAATTCATCTCAAACCCCACAGCAAAAAAAGCCACTCACCtttttctctctatctctctctctctgcttccATGGCCACCAAGCTCGACACAAGCAGCTTATTGTTCGCTCTCTTGTCCAAATGTAGCCTCCTTACCCAAACCAACCTGGCTTTGTCACTCCTCGTAGCCTCCATCGcttctctcgctctctctctcttctactGGTCTCATCCCGGAGGACCTGCATGGGGAAAATATTTCCTCCATCGCCGCCACCGAACCACCGTGATTCCCGGACCAAGAGGCTTACCTTTTGTCGGAAGCATGTCTCTCATGTCAAACGCTTTAGCACACCGCTGCATAGCCGCAACCGCGGAGAAATTCGGAGCCAAACGTTTGATGGCGTTTAGCTTGGGAGATACTCGCGTGATCGTCACGTGCAACCCTGATGTAGCTAAAGAAATTCTAAACAGTCCGGTTTTCGCTGACCGTCCGGTTAAGGAATCAGCGTATTCCCTTATGTTTAACCGGGCTATCGGTTTCGCTCCTTGCGGCGTTTACTGGCGAACGTTGAGGAGAATCGCTTCTTATCATCTTTTCAGCCCTAAACAGATTAAACGCTCTGAAACGCAGAGACGTGTTATCGCGAATCAGATGGTGACGTGTCTGGCAAAACAGAGTAGCAGCAACGAAGGACTCTGTTACGCTCGTGACTTGATCAAAACGGCATCGCTTAACAACATAATGTGCTCTGTTTTCGGGAAAGAATACGAGCTTGAACATGAGCACGATGAAGTGAATGAGCTACGTGGTTTGGTCGAAGAGGGTTATGATTTACTCGGAACACTTAACTGGACCGATCATCTCCCGTGGTTGTCGGAATTTGATCCTCAGAGAATCCGGTCTAGATGCTCTAGTCTCGTACCGAAAGTAAACCGGTTCGTGAACCGGATTATATCTGACCACCGTGATCAAACTCGTGACTCGCCTAGTGACTTCGTTGACGTATTACTCTCTCTTGATGGTCCGGATAAACTATCCGACCTGGATATGGTCGCGGTTCTCTGG GAAATGATATTTAGAGGAACTGACACGGTGGCTGTATTGATCGAGTGGATTCTTGCTAGGATGGTCCTTCATCAAGATATTCAGACAACAGTTCACAACGAGCTTGACCAGGTCGTAGGGAGATCAAAAGCCGTGGAAGAATCTGACGTGGCTTCTCTAACATATCTGACGGCTGTGATCAAAGAAGTCTTGAGGCTTCACCCGCCAGGTCCACTTCTGTCGTGGGCCCGTTTAGCAATCACAGATACGATCATTGACGGCCGTCGTGTGCCGGCAGGGACCACTGCAATGGTTAACATGTGGGCTATAGCGCATGATCCACACGTGTGGGAAAATCCGTTGGAGTTTGAACCCGAAAGGTTTGTAGCCAAGGAAGGTGACGTTGAGTTCTCGGTTCTTGGGTCGGATCTAAGGCTTGCACCGTTTGGGTCGGGTCGTAGGGTTTGTCCTGGGAAGAACATGGGTTTGACCACCGTGACGTTTTGGATCGCGACGCTCTTGCATGAGTTTGAATGGCTTGCACCGTCGTCAGATGACAAGACCGTTGACTTGTCCGAGAAACTGAGGCTCTCGTGTGAGATGGCTAATCCTCTCGCTGTTAAGTTGTGCTGCAGGCGCAGTATAAGCGTATGA